From a region of the Babesia bovis T2Bo chromosome 1, whole genome shotgun sequence genome:
- a CDS encoding DEAD/DEAH box helicase family protein has protein sequence MRSREEDYRRKSHRRRSRSPYDDRHKHSRRRSVSRSSEREEYRKDKHGRRHLDSVDSSTAKRYSRSHRSTSRDRYKRKERSSSSHDRRDKRHDSHASRDERKNALHLTAPTSSKADDPRHKSTSSNADTGKTNPQTSKEPAVVTKLDRLARFKKLAEEKKLQAKQTGITSEASKGVTLKLSESKYKKVETKALESIFHDTNDTLDNEKNPLDTSDIGDVDPLEFYMQNILKESEKDIQQVQLDPIIDPNAIDHSDVGKSVTLDEIMAMSHEEEQTDEQQEKEFVSVLRRKTRKDVKKEGHDDGVISSDEDKPEPNSNVDYSELFKGTTRSRIEMPKVDHSTIDYQPFKKNFYVQISAITAMKEHEVEAFRKANGNIRVRGKYCPRPIYNFSQCGLPDPILSLLQRRNYEKPFPIQMQCIPALMCGRDVLAIAETGSGKTMAYLLPAIRHVLYQPKLRENEGMIVLIIAPTRELASQIGVESSKLCKLVGIRTKAVYGGSPIGEQLNALKRGVEIVCGTPGRLIEVLTISNGKVTNLRRVTFVVIDEADRMFDLGFSPQISAIVDNIRPDRQTALFSATFPPTIEALAKKILTKPLQIIVGESGKSASQVDQHVMVLPERQKMYALLKLLGEWHEHGSIIVFVNRQLDADSMYAELIKHGYDCAVLHGGQDQTDREFTLQDFRDGTKGILIATSIAARGIDVKNVVLVINYATPDHIEDYVHRVGRTGRAGNIGTSYTFITPEEGAKSHDIIKAMKASNQVVPIELQELAEMHLATLDGRQKVRLGGGFGGRGFKFTDAEKSRQQQERQLACRALGFNNEIDEEEEAALTENVSGMPSIKPTNPLQAPTVQTASKDTKNPFEKPIVTREPEPMIKGLTCAGYIDANTGYAHDEFDINSYPEIVRQRITNKEVLSYVMEQTGVTLQIKGRYIPVDQATRNLNVAGGTKGLYVEISGPSVVSVQSALSELRKIVQTAAVPQYGQPALQKMPGRYSVL, from the exons ATGCGTTCACGCGAAGAAGACTATCGCAGGAAGTCGCATCGGCGACGTAGTCGGAGCCCATACGATGACAGACATAAACATTCAAGGAGGCGCTCGGTTTCACGATCCAGTGAAAGAGAAGAATATAGGAAAGATAAACACGGAAGACGACATCTAGATTCAGTAGATAGTTCCACTGCAAAGAGGTATTCAAGGTCACACCGATCAACTTCGCGAGATAGATATAAACGCAAAGAAAGGAGTAGCAGTTCACATGATAGAAGGGATAAACGCCATGATAGTCACGCGTCGCGTGATGAGCGCAAGAATGCGCTGCATTTAACAGCACCGACATCATCCAAAGCAGATGATCCTAGACATAAAAGCACATCTAGCAATGCTGATACCGGAAAAACAAATCCACAAACGTCTAAAGAACCAGCGGTTGTTACAAAACTTGATAGATTGGCAAGATTCAAAAAATTAGCGGAAGAAAAGAAGTTACAAGCAAAACAGACGGGTATAACCTCAGAAGCTAGTAAAGGTGTTACATTGAAGCTATCTGAATctaaatataaaaaagtGGAAACAAAAGCATTGGAAAGTATATTCCACGATACTAACGATACCCTGGACAACGAAAAGAACCCATTGGATACATCGGATATCGGCGATGTAGACCCCTTGGAATTCTATATGCAGAATATATTGAAAGAAAGTGAAAAGGATATACAACAGGTACAACTAGATCCCATTATAGACCCTAACGCTATAGACCACTCTGATGTAGGTAAATCAGTGACCCTAGATGAAATAATGGCAATGTCCCATGAAGAGGAACAGACTGATGAACAACAGGAAAAGGAATTTGTTTCAGTACTAAGACGAAAAACACGAAAAGATGTTAAAAAAGAAGGTCATGACGATGGTGTTATATCCAGTGATGAGGATAAACCCGAACCTAACTCTAATGTGGATTACTCAGAACTGTTCAAAGGGACCACCAGAAGCCGCATTGAAATGCCCAAAGTGGACCACTCTACAATAGATTACCAGCCTTTTAAGAAGAATTTCTACGTACAAATATCGGCAATCACCGCAATGAAAGAACATGAAGTTGAGGCATTTAGGAAGGCTAACGGAAATATAAGGGTAAGAGGTAAATATTGCCCAAGACccatatataatttctCACAATGCGGATTGCCAGATCCTATACTCTCACTATTACAACGGAGAAATTATGAAAAACCGTTTCCAATACAAATGCAATGCATACCTGCGCTAATGTGTGGAAGAGATGTTCTCGCCATTGCAGAAACGGGATCCGGTAAAACAATGGCATACCTGCTGCCTGCAATAAGACATGTACTGTACCAACCCAAGTTAAGAGAAAATGAAGGAATGATCGTACTCATTATCGCACCCACCAGGGAACTGGCAAGCCAAATAGGAGTTGAAAGCTCTAAGTTGTGCAAGCTGGTAGGAATAAGAACTAAAGCTGTGTACGGAGGATCGCCCATAGGAGAGCAGTTAAACGCACTGAAAAGAGGAGTTGAAATAGTATGCGGTACACCGGGAAGACTAATTGAGGTACTCACGATCAGTAACGGTAAAGTCACCAACCTAAGAAGAGTTACTTTCGTAGTAATCGACGAAGCCGATCGCATGTTTGATCTAGGGTTCAGCCCACAGATATCGGCAATAGTAGATAATATAAGACCAGATAGGCAAACTGCACTCTTCTCTGCAACATTCCCACCAACCATTGAAGCACTGGCCAAAAAGATTTTAACTAAACCCTTGCAAATCATCGTGGGAGAATCTGGAAAAAGTGCATCACAAGTAGACCAACATGTGATGGTACTGCCAGAGAGACAGAAAATGTACGCACTACTGAAATTACTAGGAGAATGGCATGAACACGGGAGTATAATAGTCTTTGTCAATAGACAATTGGATGCAGATAGCATGTACGCAGAATTGATAAAGCATGGATATGACTGCGCAGTACTGCACGGAGGACAGGACCAAACAGATCGAGAATTTACATTGCAAGATTTCAGAGATGGAACTAAAGGAATACTAATTGCAACCTCAATCGCAGCACGAGGGATCGATGTCAAAAACGTTGTACTAGTCATCAACTACGCGACGCCAGACCATATCGAAGACTACGTACACAGAGTCGGTAGAACCGGCAGAGCAGGTAATATAGGAACCAGCTATACCTTCATTACACCAGAAGAAGGAGCAAAGTCacatgatataataaaagcAATGAAAGCATCgaaccaggtggtaccaaTTGAACTACAGGAACTGGCAGAAATGCACCTTGCCACACTAGATGGAAGACAAAAAGTAAGATTAGGAGGAGGATTTGGTGGGAGAGGATTTAAATTCACAGATGCAGAAAAATCAAGACAGCAGCAAGAACGCCAATTGGCGTGCAGAGCACTAG GATTCAATAACGAGATTGATGAAGAGGAAGAAGCGGCACTTACAGAAAATGTAAGTGGTATGCCAAGCATTAAACCG ACAAATCCACTCCAAGCCCCGACTGTACAGACTGCATCAAAGGATACGAAAAACCCATTCGAAAAGCCCATAGTTACA CGCGAGCCCGAACCTATGATCAAGGGGTTGACCTgtgctggatatatagaCGCCAACACGGGATACGCCCATGACGAATTCGATATCAATTCCTACCCAGAAATAGTAAGGCAACGCATCACGAACAAGGAGGTGCTGTCATACGTAATGGAACAAACTGGAGTAACGCTACAAATAAAGGGGAGATACATACCCGTAGACCAGGCTACGCGTAACCTCAACGTTGCCGGAGGAACAAAGGGGCTATACGTTGAGATATCAGGACCAAGCGTAGTCAGCGTGCAGTCAGCTTT gaGCGAACTAAGAAAAATAGTACAAACGGCAGCAGTACCGCAGTATGGGCAGCCAGCATTACAAAAGATGCCAGGAAGATATTCCGTGCTATAG
- a CDS encoding regulator of chromosome condensation (RCC1) domain containing protein has product MEQSDNDEQQPKKPTQIPKVVALGINHALCVTKTLAFRQGDTNLNDNQGDATKVIDANIHVHSWGKGSFNCLGHGLEEHLTKTPKNIQYFERKNVAQVSCGDYHSAVLILPNGARKGDGGTVFTFGLGTAGRLGYALKGNTHHTGELGNDQENEAPWCTAYPQPVGLSVNLKHNVVSLACGANHTLVTTVDGSLFSWGMGAFGVLGTGDCANQFIPVRVKFPMEAFMASCAAGCRHSFGLDDLGRIWSWGYGGNGRLGTGDTRTQYIPKLMDTLDGTLVKQVSCGDTHSACIDHDGKVYTWGCGKGGKLGHKILLDDVLVPTVVESLSGNKIIQVECGTAMTLALDESGIVYQWGAVLGFTPSSSGTLPYMASVPREVTEAGQKNVYITAGPYSCAAVSEHGDLKTWGVGSCFRLGHGTVNDQLTPKFVATLRSSVRVDDIKKITTLHTQDIATTNYIPPPITANERRISQVSVGLTHGALLTCNGTVYAWGASKGIGYSTDPDNEETYNEPRLINHFSTKIKKIACGSNHTLVTTVEGMVLAWGANDSGQLGLGDLRPRSFPEAIYTLECGINVFAGLNNSCCITTTKHDNFINDEVGTAWVFGSASGGKLGLGEKCTANIIMTPRKINYVSGVYKVVLGHTHSLLLKHDGAIYATGAGSDGKLGLGDIHSTSSFTKVNTDLRFIDIAVGASHSLAISMEHDLYGWGAGKYITKGNEVIREPVIIDTLPSQVGIPKVHEVVAFAQHSLVVTDQGHLIAWGDNSSGQLGVPIMSKDVRAVEFIEQPSLVLINSPVTSVATSRFFSACMTLNGDGYAWGVSSDGRLGIGETHNKVTYEPTAIATINLMGDMINSFDDPGFQSDMASYATAVESFIDELNFRDDKQVVDWNGLQLLLKNEERVCWELSLKAFEDDLVKCLKQHVDTMIELHKRHDAVGALKLNLETTIQGFVNKLPKPKNNNLANDNAQFAPYTSVKPYLEKLIEILFLQPAYFVRLCLFGNDIRIVEAMTTHVYKRMDIQRVHNQFIAMLMTLLREEIQLFFNPQAPLNASSSPFAIMLRSYTTTKLSTRPNAMIFYSPDYNDSMLNFMKQCPLTLPNKATTKKNELGNFAKFIMHLNKVLSLMVVPKYAKVALKRMHNMIKFKIPPGWALPNVPLEDVSIYPLIPTFVYTVVHPYFSEAELLSTMHGYRSIDNVVAKGFKTVAEYFDYIVNPQMNLTPSNSEEVNRMTMTLYRNIAQMLLEYIKKLLNVEDTFNIDLTMETFKSHFDLEKLHVNVPSWIVANFLNICINTKKHLNLSAHDPLCKTLESIQSCANTSVPFAPEFIQMLKAYNKQTSVKIEHRFLVFDKSMSICRFTGVFLPQRLAYRQTTYSEDCIKLVSLVVRYVPYGKYEPLRVIQNALSELKQIDAAPGGFEAITEALENVAECYSQLPVPDYAGANRARDACAQLLEVDRKRTTPCDVAINILKKVLERHFHRKYLVRVYQRQGEIEIAKMQFAAAYREECQYLALCANHANKLFVEPRILNAALVHKVKLYTTKMLTKATQNICESVVFNLSSLQQSGQILFKAEVDIAKIERIFLVFQFYPKAGCLLSLQEKVDDKNEMEQIEACEVPLYTLETWSEEADNNMVELFINQNHPNGILGIRKKFLVQTFKQIMD; this is encoded by the exons ATGGAACAATCAGATAATGATGAACAACAACCGAAAAAACCAACACAAATACCCAAAGTGGTAGCATTAGGAATAAATCACGCACTCTGTGTTACAAAGACTTTGGCATTTAGGCAGGGAGATACTAATCTAAACGATAATCAAGGAGATGCAACGAAGGTTATAGATGCAAATATTCACGTACATTCTTGGGGAAAGGGATCTTTCAACTGTCTAGGACATGGATTGGAAGAACATCTTACGAAAACACCAAAGAATATACAGTATTTCGAACGTAAAAATGTAGCACAAGTATCATGTGGAGATTATCATTCTGCAGTGCTAATTTTGCCAAATGGAGCACGAAAAGGAGATGGAGGAACGGTATTCACATTCGGGCTTGGAACTGCAGGACGACTAGGATATGCCCTAAAAGGTAATACGCATCACACAGGAGAACTTGGAAATGATCAAGAAAATGAAGCACCATGGTGTACAGCATACCCACAACCAGTTGGATTGTCAGTGAATCTAAAACATAATGTGGTATCATTAGCATGCGGAGCAAATCATACACTAGTTACCACAGTTGATGGCTCACTGTTCTCTTGGGGAATGGGTGCATTCGGAGTACTGGGAACCGGAGATTGCGCCAACCAGTTCATTCCCGTCAGGGTAAAATTTCCAATGGAAGCTTTTATGGCCAGCTGCGCAGCAGGTTGTAGACACTCTTTCGGACTAGATGATTTAGGGCGGATATGGTCTTGGGGATATGGAG GCAACGGAAGACTAGGAACTGGTGATACCAgaacacaatatatacccAAGCTAATGGATACATTGGATGGAACACTGGTAAAACAGGTTTCATGCGGAGATACGCATTCGGCCTGTATCGATCATGATGGTAAGGTGTATACTTGGGGATGTGGTAAAGGCGGTAAACTGGGACATAAAATACTGTTGGACGATGTCTTGGTACCAACAGTAGTTGAGTCGCTAAGCGGCAATAAAATAATACAG GTCGAATGCGGAACCGCAATGACACTGGCATTGGATGAATCAGGCATTGTATACCAATGGGGAGCTGTACTAGGATTCACACCGTCATCGTCAGGAACACTACCATACATGGCATCCGTACCAAGAGAAGTTACAGAAGCAGGACAGAAGAATGTATACATAACTGCAGGACCATATAGCTGCGCAGCAGTTTCGGAACACGGAGATTTGAAAACTTGGGGAGTAGGTAGCTGCTTCAGATTAGGACACGGAACCGTAAATGATCAACTAACACCCAAGTTTGTAGCTACATTGAGAAGTAGCGTCCGTGTAGATGATATTAAGAAGATAACGACGCTCCATACACAAGATATAGCAACAACAAACTATATACCACCACCAATAACAGCCAATGAAAGACGTATTAGTCAAGTGTCAGTTGGGCTCACCCACGGAGCACTTCTCACATGTAACGGTACAGTGTACGCCTGGGGAGCATCTAAAGGAATAGGATACTCGACAGACCCTGACAATGAGGAA ACATACAACGAACCAAGGCTAATCAACCACTTCAGCACGAAAATTAAAAAAATAGCATGCGGATCAAATCATACACTAGTTACCACAGTAGAAGGAATGGTACTTGCATGGGGAGCAAACGATTCAGGACAACTAGGATTAG GCGACCTTAGACCAAGAAGCTTCCCCGAAgctatatacacattggaGTGTGGTATCAATGTGTTTGCCGGATTAAACAATAGCTGCTGTATCACAACAACAAAACATGATAACTTCATCAACGATGAAGTAGGCACCGCATGGGTATTCGGCTCCGCATCTGGAGGCAAACTGGGCCTAGGCGAAAAATGCACAGCAAACATAATAATGACACCAAGAAAAATAAACTATGTGTCCGGTGTATACAAGGTCGTGCTAG GACATACCCACTCACTACTGCTGAAGCATGATGGAGCCATCTATGCAACGGGAGCTGGAAGCGATGGAAAACTAGGTTTAGGTGATATTCATTCAACGTCGTCTTTCACAAAGGTCAATACCGATCTCAGATTCATAGATATAGCCGTTGGAGCATCGCACTCCCTAGCCATCTCCATGGAACATGACCTATATGGTTGGGGAGCGGGAAAGTATATAACTAAAGGAAATGAAGTTATAAGGGAACCCGTTATCATAGATACACTACCTTCGCAAGTTGGTATCCCCAAAGTACATGAAGTAGTTGCGTTCGCACAGCATTCTCTCGTTGTCACTGACCAGGGCCAT CTAATTGCCTGGGGAGATAACTCTAGTGGACAGCTAGGAGTGCCAATAATGTCCAAAGATGTAAGAGCTGTGGAATTCATAGAACAACCATCGCTGGTACTCATCAATTCACCAGTAACATCAGTAGCAACATCACGCTTCTTCTCGGCATGCATGACACT TAACGGAGATGGATATGCTTGGGGCGTGTCATCAGATGGAAGACTAGGCATAGGAGAAACACATAATAAGGTCACGTACGAACCAACAGCA ATCGCAACTATCAATCTGATGGGAGATATGATAAACTCCTTCGATGATCCAGGATTCCAAAGTGATATG GCCTCCTATGCAACAGCAGTAGAGTCCTTTATAGATGAACTAAACTTTAGGGATGATAAGCAAGTTGTAGATTGGAACGGACTTCAGCTACTGCTGAAAAACGAAGAACGTGTTTGCTGGGAACTCTCATTGAAGGCATTCGAG GATGACCTGGTCAAATGCCTAAAGCAGCATGTAGATACAATGATAGAATTGCATAAAAGACACGATGCAGTAGGGGCATTAAAGTTGAACCTAGAAACAACAATCCAAGGATTTGTAAATAAACTGCCCAAAccaaaaaacaacaacCTCGCAAATGATAACGCACAGTTTGCACCTTATACATCTGTGAAGCCATATTTGGAAAAACTAATTGAAATCCTGTTCTTGCAACCAGCGTACTTCGTACGTCTGTGCCTATTTGGAAATGATATACGAATTGTAGAAGCAATGACAACACAT GTATATAAACGAATGGATATACAACGCGTGCATAACCAATTTATAGCAATGCTGATGACATTGCTGCGAGAAGAAATACAGCTGTTTTTCAATCCACAGGCACCATTAAACGCATCATCGTCACCGTTCGCTATAATGCTGCGCTcatatacaacaacaaaACTTAGCACGCGACCAAATGCCATGATATTCTACTCGCCAGACTACAACGATTCAATGCTGAACTTTATGAAGCAATGCCCACTCACGCTGCCAAATAAAGCAACAACAAAGAAAAATGAATTGGGGAATTTCGCCAAGTTTATCATGCATTTGAATAAAGTATTGAGCCTAATGGTAGTCCCTAAATATGCCAAAGTCGCGTTGAAAAGGATGCACAATATGATCAAATTCAAGATACCACCCGGATGGGCATTACCAAATGTACCGCTCGAAGACGTATCAATATATCCACTAATACCAACGTTCGTGTATACAGTAGTACACCCATACTTCAGCGAAGCGGAATTACTCTCAA CGATGCACGGATATAGGAGTATCgataatgtagtggcaaaAGGTTTCAAAACAGTGGCAGAATATTttgactatatagtaaatCCGCAAATGAACCTGACGCCGTCAAACTCAGAAGAAGTAAATAGAATGACAATGACActttatcgcaatatcGCACAAATGCTGctggaatatatcaaaaAACTTCTCAACGTGGAGGACACGTTCAACATTGATCTAACCATGGAAACATTCAAATCGCACTTTGATCTGGAAAAATTACATGTCAATGTGCCAAGCTGGATAGTGGCCAATTTCCTAAACATATGCATCAATACGAAAAAACATCTCAACCTGTCAGCCCATGATCCACTATGCAAAACATTGGAATCTATACAATCATGCGCTAACACAAGTGTACCATTTGCTCCAGAGTTTATACAGATGTTAAAAGCGTATAATAAGCAAACGTCAGTGAAAATAGAACACAGGTTCCTGGTATTCGACAAAAGCATGTCAATATGCAGATTCACAGGTGTGTTCCTCCCACAGAGACTTGCCTATAGGCAAACGACGTACTCAGAGGATTGCATTAAACTGGTCTCACTTGTAGTGAGATATGTACCATACGGGAAATACGAACCCCTAAGAGTTATACAAAATGCACTATCTGAACTGAAACAAATAGATGCAGCGCCAGGTGGTTTCGAGGCTATCACCGAAGCATTGGAGAATGTAGCAGAATGCTATAGTCAACTTCCAGTACCGGATTACGCAGGAGCAAATCGAGCAAGAGACGCATGCGCCCAGCTCCTTGAAGTAGATCGTAAAAGAACAACACCATGTGATGTGGCAATAAATATCCTAAAAAAAGTGCTAGAAAGACACTTCCATCGCAAATATCTAGTAAGAGTATATCAAAGACAAGGCGAAATTGAAATTGCTAAAATGCAATTCGCAGCAGCATACAGAGAAGAATGTCAATACCTCGCTTTATGCGCAAATCATGCAAATAAACTATTCGTGGAACCGAGGATATTAAATGCAGCATTGGTACACAAAGTAAAATTATACACCACGAAAATGCTAACTAAAGCAACACAAAATATCTGTGAATCCGTAGTGTTTAATCTGTCCTCATTGCAGCAAAGTGGACAGATATTATTCAAAGCGGAAGTGGATATAGCAAAGATAGAACGCATATTCCTAGTTTTCCAATTCTACCCAAAGGCAGGATGCCTACTCAGCCTACAAGAAAAGGTAGAcgataaaaatgaaatggaaCAAATAGAAGCATGTGAAGTACCACTGTATACCCTAGAAACGTGGTCTGAAGAAGCGGACAATAACATGGTCGAACTATTCATCAACCAAAATCACCCAAATGGAATATTAGGCATACGGAAGAAATTCCTAGTACAAACATTCAAACAAATTATGGATTAA
- a CDS encoding Triose-phosphate Transporter family protein has translation MEISKSKKDAPEVTFANTQDVEYENALPATAFSEKTSPPTWKDWFLNLDWWLILYFILWYAQNALYVVFNKLFLNSVPLPWTISALQLLAGWFFMLFYWGLNIRSKPHFDSLKRFCISFLPIGVCHFFVHVGSVISMGLGAISFTHIVKALEPVITAVLSIIFLREFLNLYAYLSLIPIIGGVALASVKELDFNVLAFLFAMLSNITGAMRSILAKITMKNKAEIGENLTANNIYMILTLIASIFALPCVLFIEANQWVPVWLESTENMDSWDKTKIIFYGIASSFFYFMSNDSAFYCLGQINQVTYSVANTAKRVLLIVTSIIVFKNEVTLLGCLGMVTAVLGTFLYSLVK, from the coding sequence ATGGAAATATCAAAGTCGAAGAAGGATGCTCCGGAGGTGACATTTGCCAATACTCAAGACGTGGAATATGAGAACGCTTTGCCTGCTACGGCATTCTCGGAGAAAACAAGCCCACCTACTTGGAAGGACTGGTTTTTGAACCTTGATTGGTGGcttattttatatttcattCTTTGGTATGCTCAGAATGCgttatatgttgtatttaacAAGCTTTTTTTGAATTCAGTTCCTTTACCATGGACTATTAGTGCTTTACAACTACTTGCTGGTTGGTTTTTtatgttgttttattggGGGCTGAATATTAGGTCTAAGCCACACTTTGACAGTTTGAAAAGGTTCTGCATTTCCTTCCTTCCGATTGGTGTTTGTCATTTTTTCGTCCATGTAGGTTCTGTCATTTCCATGGGTCTTGGGGCCATATCATTCACTCACATTGTTAAAGCTTTGGAGCCTGTGATTACTGCTGTGCTTTCCATTATATTCCTTCGTGAGTTTTTGAATCTTTATGCTTATTTGTCCCTGATTCCTATTATTGGCGGTGTGGCTTTAGCATCTGTAAAGGAACTTGATTTTAACGTGCTTGCATTTTTATTTGCCATGTTATCCAATATAACTGGTGCGATGCGTTCTATTTTGGCTAAGATTACGATGAAGAACAAGGCGGAGATTGGAGAGAATTTGACTGCtaacaacatatacatGATATTGACTTTGATTGCTTCAATTTTTGCACTTCCCTGTGTATTGTTTATTGAGGCTAATCAATGGGTTCCTGTTTGGTTGGAGTCCACTGAAAATATGGACTCCTGGGATAAGACAAAAATTATCTTTTATGGTATCGCATCATCATTTTTCTATTTTATGTCTAATGACAGTGCCTTTTATTGTCTTGGGCAGATCAACCAGGTTACGTATTCGGTGGCCAACACGGCTAAGCGTGTGTTGCTTATTGTGACATCAATTATTGTTTtcaaaaatgaagttaCGTTATTAGGCTGTTTAGGTATGGTTACGGCCGTCTTAGGAACATTCTTGTATTCGCTTGTGAAGTAA